CGCTCAGCGCCGATCTGGTCCTGTCCGCCGGCGGCCGCATGGGCATCATCGCCCGCTATGGCGGCAGCGGCGACTCCGATTGGTACATGGCCCGCATTTACAACTCCGGCAGCACGGTCTACGCCACGCTCTACAAAAACGTGAACGGCGCCGTCACCAATTTCGGCGAGCAAGTCGTCTCCGGTGGCTCGGGCACGCTTCGCTTCGACCTCGATGGCGACAATCTCAAACTTTATTGGAACGATCAACTCGCCGTCAGCGCGCGCGATGCATCGCTCGCCACCGGCAAGGTCGGTCTGCGCCTTGGTCCTGGCGCCGTCGATAGCTTCTCGGTCAACATTGCCGATCAGCAAGTCGCGCAGCCACCGGCTGCCCCCACCAGCGTCACCGCCACCGCCGCCGGCAATAGCCAGATCAACCTTGCTTGGCAGCACTCGGGCACGGTCGATCACTTCGACATTCTGCGTCACAACGGCACGCAATATGTCGTGGTCGGCACGGTCGGCGCCGCCGCCCGCGTGTATCAAGACACCGGTCTCGCCGCCGGCACGCAATATCAATATCAGGTCCGCGCCGTCGCGGCCAATGGCCAATCGGCCGAAACTCAGGTCACCGGCGCGACCACCGGCGCCCCTCCCGCCGCGCTCAACTTTAGTGACTCGTTCACCCGTGCCGACGGCACCAACCTCGGCGCCAACTGGACCGAACCCCTCGGCAACGCCAAGCTCGTCGCCGGACAAATGGTGATCGAAGGCGCCAGCGCCGCCATGCCGATCCTCGCCAGCGTCAACGTGGCCGATGTTTCCCTAAGCGCCGATCTCGTCGTGCCCGCCGACGGCCGCCAGGGACTCATCGCCCGCTACGGCGGCAGCGGCGACTCCAATTGGTACATGGCCCGCATCTACAACTCCGGCAGCCGGGTCTACGCCACGCTCTACAAGAATGTGAATGGCGCGGTCATCAACCTCGGCGAGCAGGTTGTCACCGGCGCCACCGGCACGCTCCGCTTCGACTTAAGCGGCGACAATCTCAAGCTCTATTGGAACAACCAACTCATCATCAACCGGCAAGACAACTCGCTTGCCACCGGCAAGGTCGGCCTCCGCCTCGGCGCCGGCGCGGTGGAATCCTTCTCCGCCACGTCGCTGTAGCCACCCGCGAGTCGATTGCCGGCGCTGTGGTTGCTTCACACGCAATCGACCAGTCGGGGGAAAGATTTTGACGCCAGCGGCCAACTGGAATAAAACGTCCATCATGCGAAAAGCGAAACGACCGGCGGCGCCAATCACTGACCTATAACGGCGGACGATGCTCGACCGCGACGTGCCACTCTTGGTCATCGATCGCGAAACGGGGGTCCGCCGGGCATCGATGTGGCGATTCATGCGCGGAGAACAGTCGATTCGGCTCGACATAGCAGACCGTCTGGCGGCTTACTTCCGGTTGAGACTCTCGGACTAAGTTCGATGCTGGGAAACACCTTCGTCTTTCTGGTAACAGCTACATACCTAGCCGTTACCCTTAACGCAATACTCCAATACGGCATTCCCGGGCTGCTCGTAGCACTTCTTCCCGGCCTCGTCGTCTTCTGCCTACTTGGCGAAATGGTGGAGAGTATCGTCCCCAAGAAGTTGCCCTTGTCTGGAGAAGCCGACCATCATCTACAAATGGAGATGATTAATGGTCCTCAGCAACACAGCGAAGAGCCAGTTAGCCAGCAGACAGTAGAAAGCCAAAAACGGCAAAAAGAGATTCAACGGCGTCAGCAAGAAGCATGGGAGAGCTATCACAAGAGAAATTGGGTAGCCTTTGTTGACCATATGTCGGGATTGGAGTTTGAGCGATTCGTCGCCAGCCTTTTCGAGCGCATGGGACATCAGCATGTACGTCTAACTAGTGAGTGTGGAGACCAAGGTGCGGACGTGCTTTGCGAGATGGACGGTGTCCCAACCGCGATACAAGCTAAGCGATGGAAAAGCAGTGTCGGCAATTCCGCAGTCCGCGAGGTATTAGGCGCAATGCTCTACTACGGCTGTCAAGCCGGGATGATTGTTACGAATCAGTCGTTTACAAAGGCCGCCATTCATCTGGCTGAAAAAGACGCTCGCATTAAGCTTTGCGACCGAACAATGCTCGCACGAATGATTGAGGAGCATTTCCCGAAGGAGATTCCTCCATTTGACCAGCAGATGTATGACCGAATTGTTAGATGGTCCAGTCGTGGTGCACCACGCGTGACAAACAAATCGGCAAGTTGGCGTCATTATCGCAAACGCAGATAGGCAAATAATTGGGCACGATCGACTGCAAGCAAGTCACCAAGCCGCTACCCGCTGACGCCGAGTTATTTGCCTGCGGTAAACAGCGCTTAGCCCGCTGGCGCGACAGCAAGGGCAAGACCCGCACGGCGCCAGTAACCACCAGCGGCGATGGCGCAGAGCGCCTTGTGATCGAAGCGTGAACCTACGCCGCCAAGCACCACTGCGGCGACGGCATCATGCGTGAACACTCGACCGGCCGACGCGATGCCCAAACGACCCGCGCCTGCTCGACGTGCATGGCGCGCTCGATGCCTTGCCCGCGCTGCCGTTGAATTCGGCGCCGCAATCCAGCGCGCAGGCGAACCTTGCGACTGGCACTTACGGTCGCTCGCCGCTTGCACCGCTGCTTGCACCAAAATCTGTCCAAGCGTGTTCAAAACAGGCATCGACTGACAAAACGACAGTCGAGCGCCATCAAACTGATCGAAGCGCCGCGCAGCGCGCAACGTCTTACGGGCGCAACAAAAAAGACCCGCTGACAAGCGCTGTCAACGAGTCTCTTGTAGTGGAGCGGAAGGGAGTCGAACCCTCGACCTCTGCATTGCGAACGCAGCGCTCTCCCAACTGAGCTACCGCCCCAGTTCGACCGCACTGTTACTTTCGCCGCCCCAAGTGCCGCCGCTGGACACGTAAATGTAGCGCCTCGACTCCAAATTGTCAAAGACGCCGTGCATCGCAATTCGCTCGCCCGCGCGGCGCCGCCCCGCCCCTTCAATCCAGCAAGGTCAGCGTCACCCGCCGCATGTCCATCACCGTGTTCCCCGGAATCTCCAGCGCCCGCAGCGACAGTTCCCCCTCCCCCACTTCCAACCGCATCTCGCCCAATAAGAGCGTCCGAAATTCCTTCATCGGCGATTCCCCCGCGCGCGGCAGCGTGTCCCGTTGGGTCAGCAGCGGCGGATCCCAACCCGGCGCCACGCGCCCCCTCAGCCGACTGCCCAGAAAGCTCAACTCCACCTCCGCGCCAGCGTCCGCCAAGGGGCACGTGTAGTCGATCTCCACCCGATACCGCCCTGCCGTCGCCACCGCGATCTGCCACGCCATGCTGTCCGTCGTGGCGGTCCAGTTCACAAAGTAAGAACAGTTGGGCGCGCGGGCACTGCGCCGCACGCCGCCGCGCGGCGTTCCATCGCGCGCCGGCAACATCGTGATCGGAAACTCGCGGTAGCCCACCGGGATCGGTCGCGGATCAACGCTTCCCCCCGCCGCCGCCGGCGCCTGCTCGCCAAACATCTCGCGCCGCCACGCCTCCACCGCCTGCCGCATGCTGGCGACGATCATCGGCTCGTGATCGTTGATCGCCGCCGTCTGCGCGGGGTCGGCGGTCATGTCGAACAACTGCCCATCACTATCGAGTCGATACCGCTGGCTCCGCGCGCTGACCTGGCCAGACCAGGTGGTAAAGAGCATCCGCTCCTCCCACTCCGGCGACTCATTCAACAGCAGCGGGCTCAGATCGCGCCCGTCCAAGGGCTTGTCGCCAGCGCGCGGCACACCGACCAGAGACAACAGAGTTGGCAGCAAATCAATCGCCCCGGTAATCTGTCCCACCGTGCGCCCCGCCGGCAACCGCGCCGGCCAGCGCCAATAGCACACGCTGCGCACGCCCCCTTCGTCTGTGCTTCCCTTGCGCCCCTTCATGCCGCCATTCCAGCGCGGCGTGTTGGGGCCATTGTCGGAGAAGTACACCACGATGGTGTCGCGCTCCAGTCCCAACTCGGCCAACTTCGCCAGAATGCGCCCCACGTTCCCATCCTGATTTTCGAGCATCGCCAAGGCGCAGCGCGTTTCGTCCACCGCTTCCTTGTCCCCATCGGCCCCGCGCTGCGTAATTGGCAAATTGCGAAAGCGTTCCCAGTTCTCCGCCGGCACACACCACGGCGTATGTGGTGTGGTGAACGGCACGTAGCACAAGAACGGCCGCTGCCGATTCCGCTCGATGAACTCCAGCGCCCGATCGGTGCAGACATCGACGATGTATCCGCGCGTGCGCTTCATCCGCCCAGCGTCTTCCAGCGGCGCGTCGAAATACTCTCCCCAATGCCCCGCCGTGTAGCCAAAATATTCGTCGAAGCCGCGGGCACGCGGATGATAGGGCCACTGGCCGCCATTATGCCACTTGCCAAAGGCGCCGGTGGCGTAGCCCGCCTGCCGCAACGCGTCGGCCAGCGTCGCCTCGTCCAGGTCAAGCCGCTCCCGCCCCAGCGACACCCCATAGACGCCCCCGCGCGGATGATAGCGCCCCGTGAGAAACTCCGCCCGCGTCGGCGCGCACACCGGACAGACAAAGAATCGATCGAGCGACACCCCGGCCGTCGCCAGCGAATCGATGTGCGGCGTCGTCGCCTGCCGATTGCCAGAGTGGCCATAGTCTCCCCAGCCCGCATCGTCGGCCAATAGCACCACAATGTTCGGCCGCGCCGGTTCCGCGCCAATTGTACGGCCCGCCGCCAACGCAAGCAGCGTCAGCGACCACACCAAGCTCAAGCGACGTGCGCCAACCATGCCGCGATTTTCCACCTGTTAGCGAAACAATATCGAAAACAAAACACGCCCTGCGCGCACGGCCGCCAACGTGCGTGAAATTCGACCATCGACCTGCGCGATAGCGACTCGTTTCTAGCGCCAAGACTACAAGGCATATTTTTTGCAATCAACCAGTTCTGTTCTCGCACATCCGCAGCGCCCTGAAATTCTCGGCGCGTAAGCGGTATAAATGGTTTCTGTCGCGGCTCGATCTCAGTCGACGCAACCCAGGGGACGCAAATGCACGTCAGGTCGAAGCCGCTACTGCTTTTTGGCGCCTTGCCATTGCTGGGCATCATCGCGGCGTATGTGCAGTGGGGCGCGTTCGGCCTGCCATCAATTCCGCCCATTCCCGACACAACCCCCGCTGCTGCCGCGCTCCCCTTTGGCTTTCCGGCGTGGCTGCGCGTCACGCACTATGTCAACTTTCTGCTGCTCGTGCTCCTCGTCCGCAGCGGATTGCAAATCTTGATGGACCATCCGCGACTCTATTGGAACGTCCACTGCACGCCCGGCGACGAGTGGCTGCGACTCACCTCGATCAAAGTACCGACCGATCGCGTCTGGACCGCCAAAGACGACGCGCGCCACCTATCTCCCTGGATCGGCCTGCCCGGCTATCGCCATACCATCGGCATGGCCCGGCACTGGCACTTTCTCAGCGTGCTCTTCTGGGTCGGCAACGGCGCGATCTTCATGTTCCTCTTGTTCGCCACTGAACAGTGGAAGCGTCTCGTTCCCACCTCCTGGCAAATCGTGCCCAACGCCTGGTCGGTCTGGGTGCATTACGCCACCTTCCACCTGCCGCCAGAACCCAACGGCTTCTACCGCTACAACGCGCTGCAGCAACTGGCCTACTTCGGCGTCGTCTTCCTGCTGGCGCCGTTGGCCATCCTCACCGGCCCCTCCATGTCGCCCGCGCTCACCAATCGCTTCGTCTGGTATCCCAAGCTCCCGGGCAACCGGCAGATCGGCCGCTCGCTCCACTTTCTCATCATGTGCGCATTCGTCCTCTTCTTCGTCAGCCATGTGACGATGGTCGCCCTCACGGGCTTCGTGCGCAACATGAATCACATCGTCATCGGCGCCGACGATGGTCGCCTGACCGGTCTCTATCTTGGTCTGCTCGGCATCGGCGTCGTCGTGGCGGTCAACGCGCTGGCCAACTGGTTGGCCTGGCGCCACCCGCGACTGGTGCAGCATGTCGCCAAAAAATTGGTTACCCCGGTGATGAGCTTCTTGCTCGATCGACCCGCCCCGGTGGCCGAGTTTCGCCCTCAAGACGTCTCGCCGTTCTTTTGGGCCAACGGCAAAACGCCCACCTCCCACGAGTGGACCGCGCTCGCCGACGGCCACTTCGTCGACTATCGCTTGCGGGTGTGCGGCCTCGTCGCCAACCCCGTCGAACTCTCGCTCGACGATCTCCGCGCGCTCCCCCACAAAACACAAATCACGCTGCATCACTGCATTCAAGGCTGGTCGGGCATCGCCGCCTGGGGTGGGCTGCCGCTCGCCGATCTGGTCGCGCTCGTTCGCCCCACGGCCGCCGCTCGCGCCGTCGTCTTTTATTCCTTTGGCGAGGGGGGCGAAGGGGGCGAGTTCTACGACAGCCTGTCGCTCGACAACGCCCGTCACCCACAAACGCTGCTCGCCTACGACATGAACGACCAGCCCTTGGGCATCTTGCACGGTGCGCCGCTGCGGCTGCGCGTCGAGAACCAACTCGGCTTCAAGATGGTCAAGTGGATTCGCGCCATCGAGTTCGTCGCCGATGTGCGCGCCATCGGCCAGGGCGAAGGAGGCTACAACGAGGACCACGAATATTTTGGAGAATTAGCCAACATCTAACCCCCGCGGTTCGCCACCAAAGGAACAACGCTCAAGGCCCGTTTTCAGAACCCTCGCCCCGGTACGCCGGGGAGAGGGCAGGGTGAGGGGCACAGCGGCGCAAGCGCGCGGCCAAGAAGTATCGATCCAGAGTTGGAGACAGTACTGAAAGTTGTTGTAAACAAAAGGAGAACGCCATGCCCAACTACAAATATCTGATCATCGGTGGCGGAATGACGAGCGACGCCGCCGTGCATGGCATTCGTCAGCGCGATCCACAAGGCGCCATCGGCGTGATCGGCGCCGAGTCGTATCCCCCCTACGACCGCCCTCCCCTCTCCAAGGCGTTGTGGAAAGGCAAACCGCTGGAAAGCATCTGGCGCCAGGATGATCAGCGCGCCGCCAAACATCTCGGCCGCCTGGCCTGCCAACTCGACCCGCAAAACAAGCGCGTCACCGACGACCAAGGCGCCACCTACACCTACGAAAAGCTGCTCTTGGCCGCCGGTTGCTCACCGCGGCGCCTGCCGTTTGGAGAAGACCAGATCATCTACTACCGCACGCTCGACGATTACCAGCGCCTGCGCCAACTCGCAGAGCGGCACGAGCGGTTCGCGGTCATCGGCGGCGGATTCATCGGCTCCGAGATCGCCGCCGCGCTCGCCATGAACGGAAAAAAGACCACCATCCTCTTCCCCGGCCCCTGCATCGGCGGTCACGCCTTTCCGCAACCGCTGGCCGAGTTTCTCAACGACTACTACGTCCAGAAGGGGGTCAACCTGCTCCCTCAGACCACCGTCACCGGCCTCGACACGCGCGACGGCAAGCCGGTCCTCCAGGCGCGCGGCGCGCAGTCCGGCAGCGATCACCAACTGCCGGTCGATGCCGTCGTCGCCGGCATCGGCGTCCTGCCCAATGTCGAACTCGCCCAGGCCGCCGGGCTCACCGTCGACAATGGCGTTCGCGTCGATGCGGCGCTCCGCACTAGCCATCCCGATATCTACGCCGCCGGCGATGTCGCCAGCTTTCACAACCCGGCCCTCGATCGCTGGCTGCGCGTCGAGCACGAAGACAACGCCAATCACATGGGCGACGCCGCCGGCCGCTCGATGGCGGGCGAAAGCGTGGCGTACGACTATCTGCCGTCGTTCTACTCCGACCTGTTCGACCTCGGCTACGAGGCCGTCGGCGAGATCGACGCCCGACTCGAAATATTTGCCGATTGGAAAGAGCCCTTCCGCGAGGGAGTCGTCTATTATCTGCGCGCCGGGCGCGTGCGCGGGGTGCTCCTCTGGAACGTGTGGGACCAGGTCGGCGCCGCCCGCCGCCTGATCGCCGATCCCGGCCCCTTCTCCGCGCAAAATCTCAAAGGCCGCCTGCCAGAGTAAAGGGCGTTCCTTCGTGCGGGTGCAACTTCGTCCTTCGCCGGGTGCCATGCTCCACGGCGCAGCCGCAGACATGCCGTGCCGTGAACCG
This sequence is a window from Pirellulales bacterium. Protein-coding genes within it:
- a CDS encoding restriction endonuclease, translated to MLGNTFVFLVTATYLAVTLNAILQYGIPGLLVALLPGLVVFCLLGEMVESIVPKKLPLSGEADHHLQMEMINGPQQHSEEPVSQQTVESQKRQKEIQRRQQEAWESYHKRNWVAFVDHMSGLEFERFVASLFERMGHQHVRLTSECGDQGADVLCEMDGVPTAIQAKRWKSSVGNSAVREVLGAMLYYGCQAGMIVTNQSFTKAAIHLAEKDARIKLCDRTMLARMIEEHFPKEIPPFDQQMYDRIVRWSSRGAPRVTNKSASWRHYRKRR
- a CDS encoding arylsulfatase; the protein is MVGARRLSLVWSLTLLALAAGRTIGAEPARPNIVVLLADDAGWGDYGHSGNRQATTPHIDSLATAGVSLDRFFVCPVCAPTRAEFLTGRYHPRGGVYGVSLGRERLDLDEATLADALRQAGYATGAFGKWHNGGQWPYHPRARGFDEYFGYTAGHWGEYFDAPLEDAGRMKRTRGYIVDVCTDRALEFIERNRQRPFLCYVPFTTPHTPWCVPAENWERFRNLPITQRGADGDKEAVDETRCALAMLENQDGNVGRILAKLAELGLERDTIVVYFSDNGPNTPRWNGGMKGRKGSTDEGGVRSVCYWRWPARLPAGRTVGQITGAIDLLPTLLSLVGVPRAGDKPLDGRDLSPLLLNESPEWEERMLFTTWSGQVSARSQRYRLDSDGQLFDMTADPAQTAAINDHEPMIVASMRQAVEAWRREMFGEQAPAAAGGSVDPRPIPVGYREFPITMLPARDGTPRGGVRRSARAPNCSYFVNWTATTDSMAWQIAVATAGRYRVEIDYTCPLADAGAEVELSFLGSRLRGRVAPGWDPPLLTQRDTLPRAGESPMKEFRTLLLGEMRLEVGEGELSLRALEIPGNTVMDMRRVTLTLLD
- a CDS encoding molybdopterin-dependent oxidoreductase, whose amino-acid sequence is MHVRSKPLLLFGALPLLGIIAAYVQWGAFGLPSIPPIPDTTPAAAALPFGFPAWLRVTHYVNFLLLVLLVRSGLQILMDHPRLYWNVHCTPGDEWLRLTSIKVPTDRVWTAKDDARHLSPWIGLPGYRHTIGMARHWHFLSVLFWVGNGAIFMFLLFATEQWKRLVPTSWQIVPNAWSVWVHYATFHLPPEPNGFYRYNALQQLAYFGVVFLLAPLAILTGPSMSPALTNRFVWYPKLPGNRQIGRSLHFLIMCAFVLFFVSHVTMVALTGFVRNMNHIVIGADDGRLTGLYLGLLGIGVVVAVNALANWLAWRHPRLVQHVAKKLVTPVMSFLLDRPAPVAEFRPQDVSPFFWANGKTPTSHEWTALADGHFVDYRLRVCGLVANPVELSLDDLRALPHKTQITLHHCIQGWSGIAAWGGLPLADLVALVRPTAAARAVVFYSFGEGGEGGEFYDSLSLDNARHPQTLLAYDMNDQPLGILHGAPLRLRVENQLGFKMVKWIRAIEFVADVRAIGQGEGGYNEDHEYFGELANI
- a CDS encoding NAD(P)/FAD-dependent oxidoreductase, translating into MPNYKYLIIGGGMTSDAAVHGIRQRDPQGAIGVIGAESYPPYDRPPLSKALWKGKPLESIWRQDDQRAAKHLGRLACQLDPQNKRVTDDQGATYTYEKLLLAAGCSPRRLPFGEDQIIYYRTLDDYQRLRQLAERHERFAVIGGGFIGSEIAAALAMNGKKTTILFPGPCIGGHAFPQPLAEFLNDYYVQKGVNLLPQTTVTGLDTRDGKPVLQARGAQSGSDHQLPVDAVVAGIGVLPNVELAQAAGLTVDNGVRVDAALRTSHPDIYAAGDVASFHNPALDRWLRVEHEDNANHMGDAAGRSMAGESVAYDYLPSFYSDLFDLGYEAVGEIDARLEIFADWKEPFREGVVYYLRAGRVRGVLLWNVWDQVGAARRLIADPGPFSAQNLKGRLPE